The DNA sequence ACCAGGCGATAGTTTTTTTCATCATCCACGATCAGGATGTGGTTCATGGTTCGTTGTCCTCCAGCGGTAGAGAAAGGGTAAAGGTACTTCCCCGGCCGGGGGTGCTGGAAAAATCGAGTTCGCCGTTCTGGGCTTCGATCAGCTTGTGAGCGTTGGCCAGCCCCAGCCCGGTCCCCTTGTCACGGGTGGTGAAGAACGGGTTGAAGATCTTGTCGTGCAGGCCGGGATCGATCCCCTGGCCGGTGTCGCTGACCCGGACCAGGGCCCTGGAGTCGGTCTGCTCCAGGCTTACAGAGATTTCCTGCCCGGGGGTACAGGCCTGGACGCCGTTCAGCAACAGGTTCAGCAGCACCTGCTGCAGCAGGTTGCTGTCGGCCCTGACGGTGACCGTTGCCGGGGTTTCGACCCGCAGGACCACCCCCGCCTGGTCGGCCACCGGCCGGAAACCGTCTACCGTTCTGTCGATCAGCCCCTTGAGGTCGCAGGGTTGCAGGTTGGCCCGGGTGTCGCGGCCGAAGGTCAGAAAATCGGTGATCAACCGATTCAGCCGGGTTGATTCTTCCTGGATGATGCCCAGCAGTTCCATGGCATCTGGCCCGGATTGTTCCCGGCGTTGCTGCAGCAGTTGCGCGGTGCTGGTGATGATGCCCAGCGGATTGCGGATTTCGTGGGCCACCCCGGCGGCCATCTCTCCCAGCGCGGCCAGCCGGTCGCGGCGCCTGAGCTGCTGCTCGGCGGTGGAGAGCTGCGCCAGGGTTCGGGTCAGCTCGTTCTTCTGCTCCGACAGCTCGCGGTTGAGAGCCTGTTGCCGCTGCAGCTGGCCGCGGGCTTCACTGGAGAGGGTCTGCACCAGCAGTCCGACGAACAGGTAGGTCACGCAGATCAGGACGAATTCCGGGAATTCATCCCAGAAATCACCGGCGGCGATGAATCCTTCCGGCAGCAGGAGGAAATAAGCCAGACCGGCCACCGAGGCCACCAGGGTTGTGCCGGCCAGGCTGAGACGGCTGGCGGCCATGACGATGGGCAGCAGCGAGACCAGCCAGAAGAGGC is a window from the Geothermobacter hydrogeniphilus genome containing:
- a CDS encoding sensor histidine kinase, whose translation is MADTNHARTIVRSQIGILGLLLILLFGFSSELDPFWVSLSFGLLVVYHLASTFLLGNRPYRSQTQAWLHLGCYLLLCAFLLWATTRPDEESLFWLVSLLPIVMAASRLSLAGTTLVASVAGLAYFLLLPEGFIAAGDFWDEFPEFVLICVTYLFVGLLVQTLSSEARGQLQRQQALNRELSEQKNELTRTLAQLSTAEQQLRRRDRLAALGEMAAGVAHEIRNPLGIITSTAQLLQQRREQSGPDAMELLGIIQEESTRLNRLITDFLTFGRDTRANLQPCDLKGLIDRTVDGFRPVADQAGVVLRVETPATVTVRADSNLLQQVLLNLLLNGVQACTPGQEISVSLEQTDSRALVRVSDTGQGIDPGLHDKIFNPFFTTRDKGTGLGLANAHKLIEAQNGELDFSSTPGRGSTFTLSLPLEDNEP